A window from Dehalobacter sp. DCA encodes these proteins:
- the typA gene encoding translational GTPase TypA, protein MYADHLRNLAIIAHVDHGKTSLVDVMLRQSGAFRSNEQVEERVMDSNDLEKERGITILAKNTSVNWQGVKINIVDTPGHADFGGEVERVLKMVDGVLLVVDAFEGPMPQTKFVLRKALELDLKPIVVINKVDRPEARPYEVVDEVLELFMQLGASDEQLDFPIVYTSARQGNAGYEPGEMTEDLVPLFETILREIPAPECDPDSPLQMLATTLDYNDYLGKIAIGRVFRGKLTANTQVAVIKRDGSIEKVKVGKVFTFQNLGRVDVLEANAGDIVAISGIPNINIGETIADPLNPEPLPMIEIDEPTLTMLFMVNTGPFAGTEGKHITSRKLRERLFKEIETNVSLRVEETENMDCFQVSGRGELHLSILIENMRREGFELMVSKPEVILKEIDGVKCEPFEHLTCDIPDSCTGTVIEMLGTRKAEMQNMVNMSGGVTRLEFLIPARGLIGFRGDYLTETRGEGIMAHVFHSYQPYKGDIQGRNRGVLVASDPGESTAYALFQLQDRGRMFIDPGTKVYEGMIVGQSNREQDIDINIARKKQLTNMRSSGADESLRLEPAKLLGLEEALEYINDDEYVEITPINVRLRKRFLDKNTRTRYEKQKNMSGI, encoded by the coding sequence ATGTACGCTGACCATTTAAGAAATTTGGCAATTATTGCCCACGTCGATCATGGCAAGACAAGTCTCGTCGATGTCATGCTCAGACAAAGCGGAGCGTTTCGCTCCAATGAACAAGTCGAAGAAAGAGTCATGGACTCCAATGATCTGGAGAAGGAACGCGGAATTACCATTCTGGCTAAGAATACTTCCGTAAACTGGCAGGGTGTCAAGATCAATATTGTCGATACCCCTGGGCATGCCGATTTTGGTGGAGAAGTCGAACGCGTCCTGAAAATGGTCGACGGTGTGCTTCTGGTTGTTGATGCGTTTGAAGGCCCGATGCCTCAGACCAAATTTGTGCTTCGTAAGGCTTTGGAACTGGATTTGAAACCCATCGTCGTCATTAACAAAGTCGACCGGCCTGAAGCGCGTCCCTACGAAGTTGTCGATGAAGTTCTGGAGCTGTTTATGCAGCTGGGTGCGAGTGATGAACAACTTGATTTTCCAATCGTTTATACTTCAGCCCGTCAAGGAAATGCCGGTTATGAACCCGGGGAAATGACTGAAGATCTGGTCCCGTTATTCGAAACGATTCTGAGAGAAATTCCTGCTCCAGAATGCGATCCCGACAGTCCTCTGCAGATGCTGGCAACAACACTCGACTATAACGATTACCTTGGCAAGATTGCTATCGGACGTGTCTTCCGGGGCAAGCTGACTGCTAATACTCAAGTCGCTGTGATCAAAAGAGACGGATCGATCGAGAAAGTCAAAGTCGGTAAAGTATTTACCTTCCAGAACTTAGGTCGGGTTGATGTACTTGAAGCAAATGCCGGAGACATCGTAGCTATCAGCGGCATTCCCAATATCAATATCGGAGAAACCATAGCTGATCCGTTGAATCCTGAACCTCTTCCGATGATTGAAATTGACGAACCTACCCTGACCATGCTTTTCATGGTCAATACCGGTCCTTTTGCCGGAACAGAAGGAAAACATATCACGTCCCGCAAGCTTAGGGAAAGACTATTTAAAGAGATTGAAACAAATGTTAGTCTCCGCGTGGAAGAAACTGAAAACATGGACTGTTTTCAAGTATCAGGACGCGGAGAGCTGCACCTGTCCATCCTGATTGAAAATATGCGAAGAGAAGGCTTCGAACTGATGGTCTCGAAACCGGAAGTTATTCTGAAGGAGATTGACGGTGTCAAATGCGAGCCATTTGAGCATCTGACTTGTGATATTCCTGATTCGTGCACCGGCACCGTGATTGAAATGCTTGGCACCCGTAAAGCTGAGATGCAGAACATGGTCAACATGTCTGGTGGAGTTACACGCCTGGAGTTTTTGATTCCGGCACGCGGATTGATCGGCTTCAGGGGGGACTATCTTACCGAAACCCGCGGGGAAGGAATCATGGCTCATGTCTTCCATTCCTATCAACCATATAAGGGCGATATTCAAGGCCGCAACCGAGGAGTCCTGGTCGCTTCAGATCCGGGAGAATCCACCGCTTATGCACTGTTTCAGCTGCAGGACCGCGGCAGAATGTTTATTGATCCCGGAACCAAAGTCTATGAAGGTATGATTGTCGGTCAAAGCAACCGCGAACAGGATATTGATATCAACATTGCCCGCAAAAAGCAGTTGACCAACATGCGCTCCAGCGGAGCCGATGAAAGCCTGAGACTGGAACCGGCAAAATTGCTCGGTCTGGAAGAAGCCCTGGAATATATCAATGATGATGAATATGTAGAAATTACACCCATCAACGTTCGCCTACGCAAAAGATTTTTAGACAAAAACACCCGCACCCGTTATGAAAAACAAAAGAATATGAGCGGAATCTAA
- the nspC gene encoding carboxynorspermidine decarboxylase yields the protein MDLYAREQNTEQKAVETENAENWFDRVPTPSYVVDENLLISNLEILQDVQEQSGAKILLAQKAFSMFGVYPLIAQYLCGTTASGLYEAKLGREKFGKEVHIFSPAYREDEFDEILTVSDHIIFNSFSQWDKFGKLALAAGAECGLRINPECSTQEGHGMYDPCGPYSRLGVTRANFKQDRLKGLSGLHLHTLCEQNADALVTTVEAFEKSFSQFLPGMKWLNLGGGHHITREDYDRELLIRTIKRLRETYGITVYLEPGEAIALNAGFLVSSVLDTLLNGMNIAILDASAACHMPDVLEVPYRPRIVGSGQPGEKKTTYRLGGPTCLAGDIIGDYSFDRALNPGDRLVFCDMAIYSMVKNNTFNGIRLPDIVLNKADGTIQTVRSFGYEDFKNRLS from the coding sequence ATGGATCTGTACGCAAGAGAACAGAATACTGAACAGAAGGCTGTAGAAACAGAAAATGCGGAGAACTGGTTTGACCGTGTTCCAACTCCGAGCTATGTGGTTGATGAAAATCTGTTAATATCAAATTTAGAAATTTTACAAGACGTTCAGGAACAGAGCGGAGCAAAAATTCTGCTCGCCCAGAAGGCATTTTCAATGTTCGGGGTATACCCTTTGATTGCCCAATATTTGTGCGGAACAACAGCCAGCGGTTTGTACGAGGCGAAGCTTGGCCGCGAAAAATTTGGCAAAGAAGTGCATATTTTCAGCCCGGCTTACCGGGAGGATGAATTCGATGAGATCTTGACTGTATCTGATCATATCATATTCAATAGCTTTTCTCAGTGGGATAAGTTTGGTAAGCTGGCGCTTGCCGCAGGGGCAGAATGCGGCCTGCGGATCAACCCGGAATGTTCCACCCAGGAAGGTCATGGCATGTATGATCCGTGCGGACCCTATTCCAGACTCGGTGTGACCAGGGCAAACTTTAAGCAGGATCGGCTCAAAGGCCTTTCCGGACTGCATCTGCATACGTTGTGCGAACAAAATGCCGATGCGCTGGTGACAACGGTTGAAGCCTTTGAGAAGTCGTTTAGTCAGTTCTTGCCTGGGATGAAATGGCTGAATCTTGGTGGGGGGCACCACATTACACGTGAAGATTACGATCGGGAGCTTCTGATTCGGACCATCAAGCGTCTGCGGGAAACCTATGGCATTACCGTGTACCTGGAACCTGGCGAAGCGATCGCGCTGAATGCCGGTTTTCTGGTCTCATCCGTGCTGGATACGCTGCTTAACGGTATGAACATTGCTATCCTGGATGCCTCAGCTGCTTGTCATATGCCGGATGTACTGGAAGTTCCGTACCGTCCCCGGATAGTTGGCTCAGGGCAGCCCGGAGAAAAGAAAACTACGTACCGTCTTGGGGGGCCAACCTGCCTGGCCGGCGATATCATCGGGGATTATTCATTTGATCGGGCCTTAAATCCCGGAGACCGCCTTGTCTTCTGTGATATGGCAATTTACTCCATGGTCAAAAACAATACATTCAATGGGATACGGCTGCCGGATATTGTCCTGAACAAGGCTGACGGTACCATTCAGACTGTCCGTAGCTTCGGCTATGAGGATTTTAAAAACCGTCTGTCTTAA
- a CDS encoding CHAP domain-containing protein, with translation MRKSRRYYRRRNKTPLLAIIIIVFALAVVTGSKIVSGNALDHSQTDSSYGAQTADHSSEAADTARLIRQADVAAGMKIDEYKGVAVYSNGADYMSSHGLSYSKDGYYYGYKWQCVEFVKRFYYEIYHHEMPDGAGNAKYFFNPMLAQGKLNEQRGLVQYVNGGNEKPREGDLLVFNEGSYGHVAIICGVADEWIEVIQQNSEVPREKYSLVYKDGTYTISGDRDPAGWLRASSR, from the coding sequence ATGAGGAAATCCAGACGATACTATCGCAGACGAAACAAGACACCGTTGCTCGCCATCATAATCATCGTATTTGCCTTAGCAGTCGTAACGGGATCCAAAATAGTTTCCGGCAATGCACTCGATCATTCTCAGACAGACTCAAGCTACGGTGCCCAAACGGCTGATCATTCCAGTGAAGCAGCGGACACTGCGCGTCTCATCCGGCAGGCTGACGTTGCTGCCGGTATGAAAATCGATGAATACAAAGGTGTGGCAGTCTATTCCAATGGCGCGGATTATATGTCCAGTCACGGCTTAAGTTATAGTAAAGATGGTTATTATTACGGCTACAAGTGGCAGTGCGTAGAATTTGTAAAACGATTCTATTATGAAATCTATCATCATGAGATGCCTGACGGCGCTGGGAACGCCAAATATTTCTTTAATCCGATGCTGGCACAGGGCAAACTGAATGAACAGAGAGGCCTTGTTCAGTACGTTAACGGAGGGAATGAAAAACCCCGGGAAGGAGACCTGCTGGTCTTCAATGAGGGGTCTTACGGTCACGTTGCAATTATCTGCGGAGTGGCTGACGAATGGATTGAAGTCATTCAGCAGAACTCAGAGGTTCCCAGGGAAAAATACAGTCTTGTTTACAAAGATGGTACCTATACGATATCCGGAGACAGAGATCCAGCCGGATGGCTCAGAGCTAGCAGCAGGTAA
- a CDS encoding DUF1540 domain-containing protein, whose translation MKAKKMQGPNTGIRCVVNTCYYYMDGDHCTAEKIEVQPRNAADSEQTDCATFIKE comes from the coding sequence ATGAAAGCCAAGAAGATGCAAGGACCTAACACTGGAATCAGATGTGTGGTCAATACCTGTTATTATTATATGGATGGGGATCACTGTACAGCTGAAAAAATTGAAGTGCAGCCCCGGAATGCAGCTGATTCCGAGCAGACTGACTGTGCGACCTTCATCAAAGAATAA
- the metA gene encoding homoserine O-acetyltransferase MetA, with protein sequence MPIKIPDDLPAKEILENENIFIMGEDRAQHQDIRPLRIALLNLMPTKIVTETQYLRLMSNSPLQIEITLLYTWTHKPANTSEEHLSRFYSSFDEVKDQKFDGLIITGAPVENLEFEDVDYWDELKQIMKWSLTNVYSTIHVCWGAQAGLYYHYGIPKYPLDSKMFGIFNHKIISHNNNNNFLRGFDEVFNAPHSRHTEVRIEDIEKHPELEVLATSDDAGVYMVAGKHGRHLFVTGHPEYDALTLKTEYDRDVNKALDIAVPNNYFPNDDLKRMPQVTWRGHANLLFLNWLNYYVYQQTSFDLGQLAESD encoded by the coding sequence ATGCCGATCAAAATTCCGGACGATTTACCGGCAAAAGAAATCCTGGAGAATGAAAATATATTTATTATGGGTGAAGACCGGGCACAGCACCAGGATATTCGTCCTTTAAGAATAGCACTGCTTAATTTAATGCCTACCAAAATCGTTACCGAAACGCAGTATTTGCGCTTGATGAGCAACTCACCTCTGCAAATAGAGATAACACTGCTCTACACTTGGACGCATAAGCCTGCAAATACTTCGGAAGAGCATTTAAGCAGGTTCTACAGCTCTTTTGATGAAGTGAAAGATCAAAAATTTGATGGTCTGATTATCACCGGTGCACCGGTCGAAAATCTGGAATTTGAAGATGTAGACTACTGGGATGAACTCAAACAGATCATGAAGTGGAGCCTTACCAACGTTTATTCAACCATACATGTCTGCTGGGGAGCCCAGGCGGGATTATACTATCATTATGGGATTCCGAAATATCCGCTTGACAGTAAAATGTTTGGGATATTCAACCATAAGATTATCAGTCATAACAACAACAATAATTTTCTGCGGGGATTTGACGAAGTATTCAATGCACCGCATTCCCGCCATACGGAAGTCCGGATTGAAGACATTGAAAAGCATCCGGAACTGGAAGTCCTGGCAACGTCGGATGACGCTGGTGTCTATATGGTCGCCGGGAAGCATGGCCGACATCTTTTTGTTACCGGCCATCCCGAGTATGATGCGCTTACGCTGAAAACCGAGTATGATCGGGATGTGAATAAAGCCCTGGATATCGCGGTCCCCAATAATTACTTTCCTAATGATGATCTGAAGAGAATGCCTCAGGTCACCTGGAGAGGACATGCCAATTTACTGTTTTTAAATTGGCTGAACTACTATGTATACCAGCAGACGTCTTTCGACCTTGGACAATTGGCTGAGTCGGACTGA
- the uppS gene encoding polyprenyl diphosphate synthase, with product MRIPNHIGVIPDGNRRWADNNGLPKEMGYREGLDPGLKLLKLCRGAGVKELTYYGFTVDNTKRPATQKKAFVQACIDAIGMIASEDVSLLVIGDTESKMFPKALLPYTRRTKVGKGGIRVNFLVNYGWEWDLGNLRTAEKNKRKVIKELKSNDISRVDLLIRWGGRRRLSGFLPAQSVYADFYVLDDYWPDFKEEHFYDALKWYNTQDITLGG from the coding sequence ATGAGAATTCCCAATCATATTGGGGTTATCCCAGATGGCAACCGGCGATGGGCAGACAACAATGGATTACCAAAGGAGATGGGCTACCGGGAAGGTCTGGACCCAGGACTTAAACTTCTGAAATTATGCAGGGGAGCCGGCGTCAAAGAACTGACCTATTATGGTTTTACAGTGGATAATACCAAAAGACCAGCTACTCAGAAGAAAGCTTTTGTGCAGGCCTGCATTGATGCAATTGGTATGATTGCGAGCGAGGACGTGTCCTTGTTAGTGATTGGCGATACAGAATCTAAGATGTTCCCCAAAGCGCTGCTGCCATATACGCGTCGGACAAAAGTCGGCAAAGGCGGCATTAGAGTGAATTTTCTCGTCAATTACGGCTGGGAATGGGATCTGGGAAATCTTCGTACTGCCGAAAAGAATAAGAGAAAGGTTATTAAAGAGTTAAAATCAAATGATATTTCCAGAGTTGATTTGCTGATCCGCTGGGGAGGAAGACGCCGACTCAGCGGTTTCCTGCCTGCACAAAGTGTTTATGCGGATTTCTATGTACTCGATGATTACTGGCCAGATTTTAAGGAAGAGCATTTCTATGATGCTCTGAAGTGGTATAATACGCAGGATATTACTTTAGGCGGTTAA
- a CDS encoding saccharopine dehydrogenase family protein — MGKVLVIGCGGVAGVAIHKICQNSEAFGELCIASRTKSKCDALAEKLGRGKTKITTAQVDADNVEELIALINKEKPDVVLNLALPYQDLHIMDACLATKTSYVDTANYEPEETAHFEYKWQWAYREKFKEAGITALLGSGFDPGVTGVFSAYALKHHFDEIHEIDILDCNGGDHGYPFATNFNPEINIREVTAKGSYWENGHWAETEPMEIKRAYNFKGVGVKDMYLLHHEELESLALNIKGIKRIRFFMTFGQSYLTHLKCLENVGMTSIEPINYNGMEIIPLQFLKAVLPDPASLGPRTKGKTNIGCIFKGIKDGKEKTYYLYNICDHEECYREVGSQAISYTTGVPAMIGAMLVMNGTWAKPGVYNMEEFDPDPFMEALNKWGLPWEEDFNPALVP; from the coding sequence TCCACAAAATCTGCCAGAATTCAGAGGCTTTTGGTGAACTGTGTATTGCCAGCCGTACGAAATCAAAATGCGATGCTTTAGCGGAAAAACTGGGCAGAGGTAAAACAAAAATCACAACAGCCCAGGTGGATGCTGACAACGTGGAAGAACTGATCGCGCTGATCAACAAAGAAAAGCCTGATGTTGTGCTGAATCTGGCATTACCGTATCAGGACCTGCATATTATGGATGCCTGTCTGGCCACAAAGACCAGTTATGTAGATACCGCCAATTATGAGCCTGAGGAGACTGCCCACTTTGAATATAAATGGCAGTGGGCCTATCGGGAGAAATTTAAAGAAGCAGGGATAACCGCCTTGCTCGGTTCAGGTTTTGATCCGGGGGTTACCGGGGTATTCAGTGCCTACGCCCTGAAGCACCACTTCGATGAGATTCATGAGATTGACATTCTCGACTGTAATGGCGGCGACCATGGCTATCCATTTGCAACAAACTTCAACCCTGAGATTAATATCCGGGAAGTCACGGCTAAAGGCAGCTACTGGGAAAACGGCCACTGGGCAGAAACTGAGCCGATGGAGATCAAAAGAGCGTACAATTTCAAGGGTGTCGGCGTCAAGGATATGTACCTGCTGCACCACGAGGAATTGGAAAGTCTGGCGCTGAATATTAAAGGCATCAAACGCATCCGTTTCTTTATGACTTTCGGACAAAGCTACCTGACACATCTGAAATGTCTCGAGAACGTTGGTATGACGAGCATTGAGCCTATTAATTATAATGGAATGGAAATCATCCCTTTGCAGTTCTTAAAAGCTGTCCTGCCGGATCCGGCTTCCCTTGGTCCGCGTACCAAGGGCAAAACCAATATTGGCTGCATTTTCAAGGGAATTAAAGACGGCAAGGAAAAAACCTACTATCTGTATAACATCTGCGATCATGAGGAGTGCTATCGAGAAGTAGGAAGCCAAGCCATCAGCTATACCACCGGCGTGCCGGCGATGATCGGGGCGATGTTGGTTATGAATGGTACCTGGGCGAAACCTGGTGTTTATAATATGGAAGAGTTTGATCCCGATCCTTTTATGGAAGCACTCAATAAATGGGGTCTGCCCTGGGAAGAAGACTTCAATCCGGCGCTGGTACCCTGA
- the speD gene encoding adenosylmethionine decarboxylase: MNIKPINKKLKLYGFNNLTKTLSFNFYDICYALSQDQHKKYIEYIDEEYNADRLVKILTSVAEIIEANILNIANQDYDPQGASVTMLVAENQIMIREPMEILENEAPGPDSQSLVGHLDKSHITVHTYPENHPDKGISTFRADIDVSTCGQISPLKALNYLITSFEPDIAIIDYRVRGFTRDVNGRKYFIDHKINSIQNFISEETRNRYQLIDVNVYQDNIFHTKMLLREFDLDHYLFGAEKEEISSSKRRRIKQRIKHEMQEIFSGRNVF; this comes from the coding sequence ATGAATATAAAACCTATCAATAAAAAATTAAAATTATATGGTTTTAACAACCTGACGAAAACGTTGAGCTTTAATTTCTATGATATCTGCTATGCTTTATCGCAGGATCAACATAAGAAATACATTGAGTATATTGATGAAGAATACAATGCCGACAGGCTGGTTAAAATTCTGACTTCTGTCGCTGAGATCATTGAAGCCAATATTCTGAATATCGCCAATCAGGATTACGATCCTCAAGGTGCCAGTGTCACCATGCTGGTCGCTGAAAATCAGATTATGATCCGTGAACCGATGGAAATCCTTGAAAACGAAGCCCCGGGGCCTGATTCGCAGTCATTGGTCGGTCATCTGGATAAAAGTCATATTACGGTGCATACGTATCCGGAAAACCACCCTGACAAGGGGATTAGTACGTTCCGGGCCGATATCGACGTCTCCACCTGCGGCCAGATTTCGCCGCTAAAGGCTTTAAACTACTTGATTACAAGTTTTGAACCGGATATTGCGATTATCGATTACCGTGTCCGGGGCTTTACCCGGGACGTAAACGGTAGAAAATATTTTATTGATCATAAGATTAATTCCATTCAGAATTTTATTTCGGAAGAGACCAGAAACAGATATCAGCTGATTGATGTCAACGTCTATCAGGATAATATTTTTCACACCAAGATGCTTTTAAGAGAGTTTGATCTTGATCATTATCTATTCGGAGCTGAGAAAGAAGAGATATCCTCCAGTAAACGGAGAAGGATCAAACAAAGAATTAAACATGAGATGCAGGAGATTTTCTCCGGGAGAAATGTTTTCTAA
- a CDS encoding GIY-YIG nuclease family protein: MFYVYIVECKDGTLYTGWTVDIQKRLTAHNRGKGAKYTRSRFPVVLKYLEQVASKPEAFQREYSIKQLTREQKYQLIAQSKSDQIT, translated from the coding sequence TTGTTTTATGTTTATATTGTAGAATGCAAAGATGGGACACTGTATACGGGTTGGACTGTGGACATACAGAAGAGGCTGACAGCTCATAACAGGGGTAAGGGTGCAAAATATACCCGGTCACGGTTTCCTGTTGTCCTCAAATATCTGGAACAGGTGGCATCCAAACCGGAAGCATTTCAAAGGGAATACAGCATCAAACAATTGACTAGGGAACAAAAATATCAGCTGATTGCCCAAAGCAAGTCGGATCAAATTACCTGA
- a CDS encoding 2-isopropylmalate synthase produces MRRLYLFDTTLRDGEQSLGITLNVREKLEIAKQLATLGVDILEAGFPASSPGDFESVKIIGREVKGITVCGLTRCVKKDIDLCAEALKEAENPRIHTGIAVSPIHMEKKLRLKPEQVIQKAEEAVRHAKKYLNDVEFYAEDAFRSDYDFLAKIFERVIAAGATVVNIPDTVGYATPWEFGELVSYIKTNVPNIDRVKISVHCHNDLGMATANTLAGIMAGADQVEGTINGIGERAGNTALEEVIMAMYTQKDRYGIDLAVNTREIAATSRLVSSITGVPVPSHKAIVGTNAFMHASGIHQDGILKEKQTYEIIDPETIGVPRNQMVLSARSGRHALKHRLEELGYKLEETQMNTLYEEFLLLADKKQEIYDEDLHILMGTGIPEQKRIKVKNISVATAGTQSATAAVTLEIQGTEITDAAIGNGPIDAVFKAIDRIIGKEVRLEDYSIKSVSRGKEALGNATVKIFADGNYYVGKGVSTDVIDASALAYADAVSKLS; encoded by the coding sequence ATGCGCAGATTATATTTGTTTGACACCACGTTAAGGGATGGTGAACAATCTCTCGGGATCACGTTAAATGTCCGGGAAAAACTAGAGATTGCCAAGCAGCTGGCGACACTCGGCGTAGACATTTTGGAGGCGGGCTTTCCGGCTTCATCTCCCGGGGACTTCGAATCTGTGAAAATCATTGGCAGGGAGGTTAAGGGAATCACAGTGTGTGGACTGACCCGTTGTGTGAAAAAAGATATTGACCTTTGTGCCGAGGCCCTCAAAGAAGCTGAGAACCCTAGAATTCATACCGGAATCGCCGTTTCCCCGATTCATATGGAGAAAAAACTCAGGCTAAAACCGGAACAGGTGATTCAAAAGGCTGAAGAAGCTGTCAGACATGCCAAAAAATATCTGAACGATGTCGAGTTTTATGCTGAAGACGCTTTTCGGAGTGATTATGATTTTCTGGCTAAAATATTTGAGCGCGTGATCGCGGCCGGAGCAACCGTCGTAAATATTCCGGATACTGTTGGATACGCGACTCCGTGGGAATTCGGCGAACTGGTCTCCTATATCAAAACGAATGTCCCTAATATTGATCGGGTGAAAATAAGTGTCCATTGTCATAATGATCTTGGAATGGCCACAGCAAACACTCTAGCCGGGATTATGGCCGGGGCCGATCAGGTGGAAGGCACTATCAACGGGATAGGGGAAAGAGCCGGCAATACCGCTTTGGAAGAAGTCATTATGGCGATGTATACCCAGAAAGACCGCTACGGCATCGATTTGGCTGTTAACACCCGGGAAATTGCCGCCACTAGCAGACTGGTTTCCTCGATCACAGGGGTGCCTGTGCCGAGCCATAAAGCAATCGTTGGCACGAATGCATTTATGCACGCTTCAGGAATCCATCAGGATGGAATACTAAAAGAAAAACAGACCTATGAGATTATTGATCCGGAGACGATCGGAGTGCCAAGAAATCAGATGGTCCTGAGCGCCAGATCAGGAAGGCATGCTCTCAAACACAGGCTGGAAGAGCTCGGATATAAGCTTGAAGAGACTCAGATGAATACGCTTTATGAAGAATTCTTACTGCTGGCAGATAAGAAGCAGGAAATCTACGACGAAGATCTGCATATTCTAATGGGAACAGGCATACCTGAGCAAAAGAGAATCAAAGTAAAGAATATATCCGTAGCGACTGCCGGGACACAGTCGGCCACGGCAGCTGTTACCCTGGAAATACAGGGGACAGAGATAACTGATGCCGCAATTGGAAACGGTCCTATCGATGCTGTGTTTAAAGCAATCGATCGAATTATCGGTAAAGAAGTCCGGCTCGAGGATTACAGTATTAAATCTGTGAGCCGCGGCAAGGAGGCGCTTGGGAATGCAACGGTTAAAATTTTTGCCGACGGAAATTATTATGTCGGCAAGGGAGTAAGTACCGACGTCATCGATGCTAGCGCCCTGGCCTATGCCGATGCAGTCTCCAAACTTAGCTGA